A single genomic interval of Bacillus smithii harbors:
- a CDS encoding class II fructose-bisphosphate aldolase, whose translation MPLVSMTEMLNKAKDEGYAVGQFNINNLEFTQAILQAAEEEKSPVILGVSEGAARYMGGFKLVVNMVKALMEEYQITVPVAIHLDHGSSFETCAKAIHAGFTSVMFDGSHYPLEENIALTKKVVELAHLFGVSVEAELGRIGGQEDDLVVEEAEAMYAIPSECDRLVKETGVDCFAPALGSVHGPYKGEPKLGFDRMKEIRDLTGVPLVLHGGTGIPTKDIQKAISLGTAKINVNTENQIASAKTVRQVLAEKPDLYDPRKYLGPARDTIKETVIGKIREFGSSGKAF comes from the coding sequence ATGCCTTTAGTTTCCATGACTGAAATGCTTAACAAAGCTAAAGATGAAGGATATGCTGTGGGTCAATTCAATATTAACAACTTAGAATTCACCCAAGCGATTCTACAAGCAGCTGAAGAAGAAAAATCTCCTGTTATTCTTGGAGTTTCTGAAGGCGCAGCTCGCTACATGGGCGGATTTAAATTGGTTGTAAACATGGTTAAAGCATTGATGGAAGAATATCAAATTACGGTGCCAGTGGCTATCCATCTTGACCATGGTTCCAGCTTTGAAACATGCGCAAAAGCGATTCATGCTGGTTTCACTTCCGTTATGTTTGACGGTTCCCACTACCCTCTTGAAGAAAACATTGCGCTGACGAAAAAAGTAGTGGAACTTGCCCATCTTTTTGGCGTCTCCGTTGAAGCGGAACTTGGCCGCATTGGTGGACAAGAAGATGACCTTGTTGTTGAAGAGGCAGAAGCAATGTACGCTATTCCTTCTGAATGCGATCGTCTTGTGAAAGAAACGGGTGTAGACTGCTTTGCTCCTGCACTGGGATCTGTTCATGGTCCGTACAAAGGAGAGCCGAAACTTGGTTTTGACCGTATGAAAGAAATAAGAGATTTAACAGGAGTTCCGCTCGTGCTTCATGGTGGTACAGGAATTCCAACAAAAGATATTCAAAAAGCCATTTCTCTTGGCACTGCCAAAATTAACGTAAATACAGAAAACCAAATAGCTTCTGCAAAAACTGTTCGCCAAGTTCTTGCAGAAAAACCGGATTTGTACGATCCACGTAAATACTTGGGACCGGCCCGCGATACCATTAAAGAAACGGTTATCGGCAAAATCCGCGAATTTGGTTCTTCAGGAAAAGCATTTTAA
- a CDS encoding thymidine kinase: protein MYVMEHSGWVEVICGSMFSGKSEELIRRVRRAEFAKQNILVFKPKLDNRYSEEAVVSHNGISFEAIPVESSQEIVELVTEDIDVVAIDETQFFDEGIVEAVKHLADRGHRVIVAGLDLDFRGEPFGPMPALMATAEMVTKLQAVCTVCGSPASRTQRLINGSPASYDDPIILVGASESYEPRCRHHHIVPGSEKELQKKSLASSQEI, encoded by the coding sequence ATGTATGTCATGGAACATTCCGGTTGGGTGGAAGTCATATGCGGCAGCATGTTTTCCGGGAAATCGGAAGAGTTGATTCGTCGTGTTCGCAGAGCAGAATTTGCAAAACAAAACATCCTTGTATTTAAACCAAAATTGGACAATCGTTACAGCGAAGAAGCGGTTGTCTCTCATAACGGAATATCCTTTGAGGCAATCCCGGTAGAATCTTCTCAAGAGATTGTGGAATTGGTCACGGAAGACATTGATGTTGTAGCGATCGACGAGACCCAGTTTTTTGATGAAGGCATTGTTGAAGCCGTAAAACATTTAGCGGATCGAGGACACCGTGTGATCGTGGCGGGATTAGATCTCGATTTTCGCGGAGAGCCTTTTGGACCCATGCCTGCTTTAATGGCGACGGCAGAAATGGTCACAAAACTACAAGCTGTTTGCACGGTTTGCGGCTCGCCTGCAAGCCGGACACAACGGCTTATAAACGGTTCGCCGGCTAGTTATGATGATCCGATCATCTTGGTAGGAGCGTCCGAAAGTTACGAGCCGAGGTGCCGCCATCATCACATCGTTCCTGGATCAGAGAAAGAACTACAAAAGAAAAGCTTAGCTTCCTCTCAGGAAATATAA
- the rpmE gene encoding 50S ribosomal protein L31, producing the protein MKPGIHPEYKKVKVKCACGNEFESGSVKDELRVEICSECHPFYTGRQKFASAAGRVDKFNKKYGLK; encoded by the coding sequence ATGAAACCAGGTATTCATCCTGAATACAAAAAAGTAAAAGTAAAATGCGCTTGCGGAAATGAATTCGAAAGTGGTTCCGTGAAGGATGAGCTTCGCGTTGAAATTTGTTCTGAATGCCATCCTTTCTACACAGGACGTCAAAAATTCGCTTCTGCAGCCGGTCGTGTTGATAAATTTAATAAAAAATACGGTCTTAAATAA
- the rho gene encoding transcription termination factor Rho, which produces MEELTISCLENMKLKELYELAKTYKISYYSKLTKKELIFAILKARAEQEGFFFMEGVLEIIQSEGFGFLRPINYSPSSEDIYISASQIRRFDLRNGDKVSGKVRPPKENERYYGLLHVEAVNGDDPESAKERVHFPALTPLYPDRQIELETSPSNLSTRIMDIITPVGFGQRGLIVAPPKAGKTMLLKEIANAITTNHPEAELIVLLIDERPEEVTDIERSVQAEVVSSTFDEVPENHIKVAELVLERAMRLVEHKRDVVILMDSITRLARAYNLVIPPSGRTLSGGIDPAAFHRPKRFFGAARNIEEGGSLTILATALVDTGSRMDDVIYEEFKGTGNMELHLDRNLAERRIFPAIDIRRSGTRKEELLIDKERLDVLWAIRKTMSDSPDLAEKFLRKLKQTKTNSEFFEQIAEEMKTNGMSKRILM; this is translated from the coding sequence ATGGAAGAACTAACAATCTCATGCTTAGAAAACATGAAACTGAAAGAATTATATGAGTTAGCCAAAACGTATAAAATTTCCTACTACAGCAAATTAACCAAAAAAGAATTAATTTTTGCCATACTGAAAGCAAGGGCAGAACAAGAGGGCTTTTTCTTCATGGAAGGCGTTCTTGAAATCATCCAGTCAGAAGGGTTTGGTTTTCTCCGTCCCATTAATTATTCGCCAAGCTCTGAAGATATTTATATATCGGCATCCCAAATTCGACGATTTGATCTCCGAAATGGTGATAAAGTTTCCGGAAAGGTTCGTCCTCCAAAGGAAAATGAACGTTATTACGGCTTGCTTCATGTAGAGGCCGTCAACGGGGATGATCCTGAATCAGCAAAAGAAAGGGTGCACTTTCCGGCTTTAACACCGCTCTATCCTGACCGACAAATAGAACTTGAAACTTCACCATCCAATCTATCCACCAGAATCATGGACATCATCACTCCAGTGGGATTTGGCCAACGCGGACTCATTGTGGCTCCGCCAAAGGCAGGTAAAACCATGCTTCTAAAAGAAATTGCCAACGCTATCACAACCAACCACCCTGAGGCAGAATTAATCGTTCTGTTGATAGATGAAAGACCTGAAGAAGTGACTGATATTGAACGGTCCGTTCAAGCAGAAGTCGTCAGTTCTACATTTGATGAAGTTCCGGAAAATCACATAAAAGTAGCTGAACTTGTTTTGGAAAGAGCCATGCGTCTTGTAGAGCATAAAAGAGACGTTGTGATTTTAATGGACAGCATCACCCGGCTTGCCAGAGCTTATAACTTAGTCATTCCGCCAAGCGGAAGAACGTTGTCCGGAGGAATTGATCCGGCTGCTTTCCATCGTCCGAAGAGATTTTTTGGAGCTGCCCGCAATATTGAAGAAGGCGGGAGCTTGACGATTTTGGCAACTGCTCTTGTGGATACGGGTTCACGCATGGACGACGTGATTTATGAAGAATTCAAAGGAACCGGCAACATGGAACTTCATCTCGATCGGAATCTTGCTGAGAGAAGAATTTTTCCGGCGATTGATATTCGTCGTTCCGGAACGCGTAAAGAAGAATTGTTGATTGATAAAGAACGGCTGGATGTTTTATGGGCGATTCGAAAAACGATGTCAGATTCTCCGGATTTGGCAGAGAAATTTTTGCGCAAGCTTAAACAAACCAAAACCAATAGTGAATTTTTTGAGCAAATTGCTGAGGAAATGAAAACGAATGGGATGTCTAAACGGATTTTGATGTAA
- the prfA gene encoding peptide chain release factor 1: MFDRLQAVEDRYEKLNELLSDPEIVNDPKKLRDYSKEQSDIAETVQTYREYKKKKQQYQEAKEMLEEKLDPEMREMVKEELHDLEGQLEDLEEQLKILLLPKDPNDDKNVIMEIRGAAGGEEAALFAGDLYRMYSRYAESKGWKTEVIEANPTGLGGYKEIIFMIQGKGAFSRLKYENGAHRVQRVPETESGGRIHTSTATVACLPEAEEVEVEINEKDIRVDTFASSGPGGQSVNTTMSAVRLTHIPTGIVVSCQDEKSQIKNKEKAMKVLRARIYDKYQQEAQAEYDEKRKSAVGTGDRSERIRTYNFPQNRVTDHRIGLTIQKLDQVLEGKLDEVIDALILEEQSKKLENLED, translated from the coding sequence ATGTTTGATCGTTTGCAGGCAGTGGAAGACAGGTACGAGAAATTAAATGAACTGCTGAGTGATCCCGAAATTGTGAACGACCCGAAAAAGCTTCGGGATTATTCAAAAGAGCAGTCGGATATAGCCGAAACCGTGCAAACGTACCGTGAATATAAAAAGAAAAAGCAGCAATACCAAGAAGCGAAAGAAATGCTGGAGGAAAAGCTTGATCCGGAAATGCGCGAAATGGTAAAAGAAGAACTGCATGATCTCGAGGGTCAACTGGAGGATTTGGAAGAGCAATTAAAAATCCTGCTGCTTCCGAAAGATCCGAATGATGATAAAAACGTTATCATGGAAATCCGCGGAGCGGCAGGGGGAGAAGAGGCAGCCCTTTTTGCGGGAGATCTGTACCGCATGTACAGCCGCTATGCTGAGTCAAAAGGTTGGAAAACAGAAGTAATCGAAGCGAATCCAACAGGACTTGGAGGATATAAAGAAATCATTTTTATGATTCAAGGTAAAGGAGCTTTTTCACGGTTAAAATATGAAAACGGCGCGCACAGGGTTCAGCGTGTTCCGGAAACAGAATCGGGTGGCCGGATTCATACATCCACTGCGACGGTTGCTTGTCTGCCGGAAGCGGAAGAAGTAGAAGTGGAAATCAATGAAAAGGATATTCGCGTCGATACGTTTGCTTCCAGCGGTCCGGGCGGGCAAAGTGTAAACACAACCATGTCGGCAGTCCGTTTAACTCATATTCCAACCGGAATTGTTGTGTCTTGCCAAGATGAAAAGTCGCAAATCAAAAATAAAGAAAAAGCCATGAAAGTATTGCGCGCCCGCATTTATGACAAATATCAGCAGGAAGCGCAGGCAGAGTACGATGAAAAACGCAAATCCGCTGTCGGCACAGGAGATCGTTCTGAACGCATTCGCACGTATAACTTTCCGCAAAATCGCGTTACCGATCACCGAATCGGTTTGACGATCCAGAAGCTTGATCAAGTGCTGGAAGGAAAACTGGATGAGGTGATTGATGCTCTCATCTTGGAAGAGCAATCGAAAAAACTGGAAAATTTAGAGGACTAG
- the fsa gene encoding fructose-6-phosphate aldolase, producing MKFFIDTANIEEIREAHSWGILSGVTTNPSLVAKENVSFQDRLREITSLVDGSVSAEVIATDAEGMIREGRELAQISPNITIKVPMTPDGLKAVSTFKKEGIKTNVTLIFNANQALLAARAGASYVSPFLGRLDDIGHDGLELVEKIANIFAIHDIETEIIAASIRHPQHVTEAALKGAHIATVPFKVLKQMFHHPLTDKGIAAFLADWGGRSLK from the coding sequence ATGAAATTTTTTATTGATACAGCTAATATAGAAGAGATTAGAGAAGCCCATTCGTGGGGGATTCTATCAGGTGTGACAACCAATCCTTCTTTAGTAGCAAAAGAAAATGTTTCTTTTCAAGATCGCCTTCGTGAGATTACATCCCTTGTGGATGGATCTGTCAGTGCAGAAGTGATTGCGACGGATGCGGAAGGAATGATTCGGGAAGGACGGGAATTGGCTCAAATTTCTCCTAATATTACGATTAAAGTACCTATGACTCCCGATGGATTAAAAGCCGTTTCCACTTTTAAAAAAGAAGGCATTAAAACAAACGTAACCCTTATTTTTAACGCCAATCAAGCCCTTTTAGCCGCTCGTGCCGGAGCTTCCTATGTTTCTCCGTTTTTGGGACGACTGGACGATATTGGGCATGATGGTTTGGAATTGGTCGAAAAAATTGCTAATATTTTTGCGATCCATGATATTGAAACCGAAATCATTGCTGCTTCTATTCGCCATCCTCAGCATGTCACCGAAGCTGCCTTAAAAGGCGCTCATATCGCCACTGTTCCGTTTAAAGTATTGAAGCAAATGTTCCATCATCCGCTTACTGACAAAGGTATTGCTGCTTTTCTTGCCGATTGGGGCGGAAGATCGCTGAAATAA
- a CDS encoding UDP-N-acetylglucosamine 1-carboxyvinyltransferase, protein MEKLKIAGGYPLKGTVKIDGAKNSAVALIPATILAESPVTIEGLPDISDVQILKHLLMEIGGKVTFEKNEMTVDPTEMVSMPLPNGRVKKLRASYYLMGAMLGRFKKAVVGLPGGCHLGPRPIDQHIKGFEALGAEVTNEQGAIYLRAKELRGARVYLDVVSVGATINIMLAAVKAKGRTVIENAAKEPEIIDVATLLNNMGAKIKGAGTDVIRIDGVEHLHGCRHTIIPDRIEAGTYMILAAAIGEGILIDNVIPPHLESVTAKLREMNVPIDIGDDQIFVGKSGEIKAVDIKTLVYPGFPTDLQQPFTTLLTQAKGTSIVTDTIYSARLKHIDELRRMNAKIKVEGSSAIIDGPVKLQGAKVKASDLRAGAALVIAGLLAEGITEVTGVEHIDRGYSHIVEKLNGLGATVWREKLSEEELEQIKSS, encoded by the coding sequence ATGGAAAAGCTAAAAATCGCAGGAGGATATCCACTAAAGGGAACGGTAAAAATTGACGGAGCAAAAAACAGCGCTGTGGCTCTTATACCGGCAACGATTTTAGCAGAGTCTCCGGTAACCATTGAAGGATTGCCTGATATTTCTGATGTCCAAATTTTAAAACATTTATTGATGGAAATTGGCGGTAAGGTTACCTTTGAAAAAAATGAGATGACAGTTGATCCAACAGAAATGGTTTCCATGCCGCTCCCCAACGGCAGGGTGAAAAAGCTGCGCGCTTCCTACTATTTAATGGGTGCGATGTTGGGCAGGTTTAAAAAAGCCGTTGTTGGACTCCCTGGAGGCTGTCATCTTGGACCACGCCCTATCGACCAACACATTAAAGGTTTTGAAGCGCTCGGTGCTGAGGTAACAAACGAGCAAGGAGCCATTTACTTACGTGCGAAAGAGTTGCGGGGGGCGAGGGTGTATTTGGATGTGGTCAGTGTAGGCGCCACGATCAATATCATGCTGGCAGCAGTGAAAGCGAAAGGGCGGACAGTGATCGAAAATGCGGCGAAAGAGCCGGAAATTATTGATGTAGCCACCTTGCTGAATAATATGGGAGCCAAAATCAAAGGAGCCGGGACAGACGTGATTCGAATTGATGGAGTGGAACATTTGCACGGGTGTCGGCATACCATTATTCCTGATCGAATTGAAGCAGGCACATACATGATTTTGGCTGCGGCGATTGGAGAAGGAATTCTCATCGACAATGTCATTCCCCCTCATTTAGAGTCCGTCACAGCCAAACTTCGGGAAATGAATGTACCCATTGATATCGGAGATGACCAAATATTTGTCGGGAAAAGCGGCGAAATCAAAGCAGTTGATATTAAAACTCTTGTTTATCCAGGATTCCCAACAGATCTGCAGCAGCCATTTACCACTCTTCTTACTCAAGCTAAGGGCACATCAATTGTGACAGATACCATCTATTCCGCACGCCTCAAACATATAGATGAACTGAGAAGAATGAACGCCAAAATTAAAGTTGAGGGCAGTTCCGCCATCATTGACGGTCCGGTTAAGCTTCAAGGGGCGAAAGTAAAAGCGAGCGATTTACGCGCCGGTGCTGCACTTGTGATCGCAGGCTTGCTCGCGGAAGGCATTACGGAAGTGACAGGTGTCGAACATATTGATAGAGGATACAGCCATATAGTGGAAAAATTAAACGGCCTCGGTGCGACAGTTTGGCGTGAAAAATTATCAGAAGAAGAATTAGAACAAATAAAAAGTTCCTGA
- the spoIIR gene encoding stage II sporulation protein R: MKKYTAVFYLLILSMGTIFSLYIPKQETAAEETVVIPDQAIRLRILANSDKPEDQAVKRKIRDEVNAHIQLWVKDLTSISQARKVIKSKLPEIQRIASRVMDEEGIHQSVKVEYGKHIQFPTKLYGQYLYPAGDYEAVLITLGEGKGANWWCVLYPPLCFLDFSNSVAVRNEAEANPGVNEKKEKTEKRETNKKEEVESAPSTVDKEDDSTVTEKNPIEAPRKKDETETSSTGEGIEQPSLSAAGADGQMENKSELSRDHSANVKETKKKKEEDPIKKNSVSKKKSSKPPVYVGDEEKVKVHFLIVDVMKKLF, translated from the coding sequence ATGAAAAAGTATACGGCAGTATTCTATTTATTGATTCTTTCAATGGGAACCATTTTCAGTTTATATATACCGAAGCAGGAAACAGCCGCGGAGGAAACAGTGGTTATCCCGGATCAGGCGATTCGATTAAGGATTTTGGCCAACAGCGATAAGCCGGAGGACCAAGCAGTGAAAAGAAAAATACGCGATGAAGTGAATGCCCATATTCAGTTATGGGTGAAAGATCTTACTTCTATCAGCCAAGCAAGGAAAGTGATCAAAAGCAAACTTCCGGAAATACAACGTATTGCTTCCCGCGTCATGGACGAGGAAGGAATTCATCAATCGGTGAAAGTTGAATATGGGAAGCACATCCAGTTTCCAACCAAACTGTACGGTCAATATTTATATCCGGCGGGAGACTATGAAGCGGTTTTAATTACATTAGGAGAAGGGAAAGGAGCCAACTGGTGGTGTGTTCTCTATCCTCCGCTTTGTTTTCTTGACTTTTCTAACAGTGTGGCCGTTCGCAATGAAGCGGAGGCAAATCCGGGTGTGAACGAGAAAAAAGAAAAGACCGAAAAAAGAGAAACGAATAAGAAAGAAGAGGTCGAGTCGGCACCATCGACAGTGGACAAAGAGGACGATTCAACGGTGACTGAAAAGAATCCAATCGAGGCCCCGAGAAAAAAAGATGAAACAGAAACAAGTTCAACGGGAGAAGGTATCGAACAGCCTTCTTTATCTGCCGCGGGCGCAGACGGCCAAATGGAAAATAAAAGCGAGTTGTCGAGAGACCATTCGGCAAACGTAAAGGAAACAAAAAAGAAAAAGGAAGAAGATCCCATCAAGAAAAACAGCGTCTCTAAGAAAAAAAGCAGCAAACCCCCTGTTTATGTCGGCGACGAAGAGAAAGTAAAGGTTCATTTTTTAATCGTGGATGTCATGAAAAAGCTCTTTTAA
- a CDS encoding response regulator encodes MAEKILIVDDQFGIRILLNEVLQKEGYETYQASNGAQALEIVDRYSPDLVLLDMKIPGMDGIEILKRMKQKDPDIRVIIMTAYGELDMIQEAKELGVLTHFAKPFDIDDIRNAVKQYIS; translated from the coding sequence ATGGCAGAGAAAATATTAATCGTCGACGATCAATTTGGGATTAGAATTTTGTTGAACGAAGTCTTGCAAAAAGAAGGGTATGAAACGTACCAAGCCTCCAATGGCGCACAAGCTCTTGAAATTGTCGACCGGTATTCTCCTGATTTAGTGTTGTTGGATATGAAAATTCCCGGAATGGATGGCATTGAAATACTCAAAAGAATGAAACAAAAAGACCCGGATATCAGGGTGATTATTATGACCGCTTATGGAGAACTGGATATGATTCAAGAGGCAAAAGAATTGGGAGTTCTCACACATTTCGCAAAGCCGTTTGACATTGATGATATACGCAATGCCGTTAAGCAATATATTTCTTAA
- the prmC gene encoding peptide chain release factor N(5)-glutamine methyltransferase: MAGWKLYEALNWASSFLKEHKRDQNAGEILLMHVMKMDRAKLLANLRTDLSRKEQEQFVDWVHRHSEGVPVQYLVGSEEFFGRTFAVNKNVLIPRPETEELVYYALKRMSVLFDGKKGLTIADIGTGSGAIAVTVKLERPDCIVYGVDISRPSLDVAIQNGNRLGADVQWVEGDLLTPFIDKGIKLDVILSNPPYIPLAEKDLLADVVKDHEPELALFGGQDGLDLYRRFCTQLPLVLKEQALVGFEVGAGQGQVVADMLKKVFPKGDIQVVFDINGKDRMVFMEMKNHQ; this comes from the coding sequence ATGGCGGGATGGAAATTATACGAAGCCCTTAATTGGGCTTCTTCTTTTTTAAAAGAGCATAAACGCGATCAAAATGCGGGAGAAATTTTGCTTATGCATGTCATGAAAATGGATCGAGCCAAACTGTTGGCTAATTTGCGAACAGATTTAAGCCGAAAAGAACAAGAACAGTTTGTTGACTGGGTGCATCGTCATAGCGAGGGCGTCCCCGTCCAATATTTAGTAGGTTCTGAAGAATTTTTCGGCCGAACTTTTGCAGTGAATAAAAACGTGTTGATTCCGAGGCCGGAGACGGAAGAGTTGGTTTATTACGCTTTAAAAAGAATGTCTGTTTTATTTGACGGCAAAAAGGGATTGACGATTGCGGATATCGGTACCGGGAGCGGAGCCATCGCTGTTACCGTCAAATTGGAACGGCCGGACTGTATCGTTTATGGTGTGGATATTTCCCGGCCGTCGCTCGATGTGGCTATCCAAAACGGAAACCGTTTAGGAGCTGATGTTCAATGGGTGGAAGGAGATTTGTTAACGCCATTCATTGATAAAGGAATAAAATTGGACGTCATTCTTTCGAATCCTCCTTATATTCCGCTGGCCGAAAAGGATTTATTAGCCGATGTCGTGAAAGATCATGAGCCGGAATTGGCTTTATTTGGAGGGCAAGACGGATTGGATCTATATCGCCGGTTTTGCACCCAGCTTCCGCTTGTATTAAAAGAACAGGCTCTTGTCGGTTTCGAAGTCGGTGCCGGCCAAGGGCAAGTTGTAGCGGATATGCTGAAAAAAGTGTTTCCTAAAGGGGACATACAGGTTGTGTTTGATATAAACGGCAAAGACCGCATGGTATTTATGGAGATGAAGAATCATCAGTGA
- the glpX gene encoding class II fructose-bisphosphatase: MERSLSMELVRVTEAAALASARWMGRGKKDEADDAATTAMRDVFDTVPMKGTVVIGEGEMDEAPMLYIGEKLGTGYGPRVDVAVDPLEGTNIVASGGWNALAVIAVADHGNLLHAPDMYMDKIAVGPEAVGQIDINAPIIDNLKAVAKAKNKDIEDIVATVLNRPRHEHIIAELREAGARIKLINDGDVAAAINTAFDHTGVDILFGIGGAPEGVIAAVALKCLGGEIQGKLMPQNDQELNRCKSMGVDVNQVLRMEDLVRGDDAIFAATGVTDGELLRGVQFKGTYGSTHSVVMRAKSGTVRFIEGRHSLNKKPNLVIKP, from the coding sequence ATGGAGAGAAGCTTATCGATGGAACTTGTCCGCGTGACGGAAGCGGCTGCTCTTGCTTCAGCGCGGTGGATGGGACGAGGAAAAAAGGACGAAGCGGATGACGCTGCTACAACGGCAATGAGAGATGTGTTTGACACGGTTCCAATGAAAGGCACCGTGGTTATTGGCGAAGGCGAAATGGACGAAGCACCGATGCTTTATATAGGAGAAAAATTAGGGACAGGCTATGGCCCTCGAGTGGATGTAGCAGTAGATCCGCTGGAAGGAACGAATATTGTCGCATCCGGCGGCTGGAACGCTTTAGCGGTCATTGCCGTTGCGGATCATGGCAACCTTTTGCACGCTCCCGATATGTATATGGATAAAATTGCGGTCGGTCCGGAAGCTGTTGGACAAATTGACATCAACGCTCCGATCATCGACAATTTAAAAGCAGTAGCAAAAGCAAAAAACAAAGACATTGAAGATATCGTGGCAACGGTTTTGAACCGCCCGCGTCACGAGCATATCATCGCCGAGCTTCGTGAAGCAGGAGCTCGCATTAAATTAATCAACGATGGAGATGTAGCAGCTGCCATCAATACAGCTTTTGACCATACAGGCGTTGATATTCTTTTCGGAATTGGAGGGGCGCCTGAGGGAGTAATTGCAGCCGTAGCCTTAAAGTGTTTAGGCGGAGAAATTCAAGGAAAACTTATGCCGCAAAATGATCAAGAATTGAATCGGTGCAAAAGCATGGGAGTCGATGTCAATCAAGTTCTCCGCATGGAAGATTTGGTGCGGGGCGATGACGCCATCTTTGCTGCTACCGGCGTCACGGATGGAGAATTATTACGAGGAGTTCAATTTAAAGGCACTTATGGTTCAACACACTCTGTGGTCATGAGAGCAAAATCAGGCACGGTTCGTTTTATTGAAGGACGCCATAGTTTAAACAAAAAGCCGAACCTCGTCATAAAACCTTAA